The following are encoded in a window of Brevibacillus ruminantium genomic DNA:
- a CDS encoding ISL3 family transposase produces MCLDFSTDFVRLPSFHLTHWEKTTETDWIAVLEPNSACYLCPICLRASTNHARPGRRILRHRFVPSWGTVWVSVPVYRQRCASCGLTWTVEWNGIPPRGLVTSAFQEMAVDMCRGRDLLSVAKQLSVAYSTLERWYYQLAPQRLAQPKEHEAPEVVCLDEFALQKGHKYGVNLMDAQTGHIWQVTEGRSREQVRNALQQWPFRKAPHVVVTDLAPGMAETVRQVWKHTLVVADKFHVIQLFSKALEATRKRTHARGTHRRGRHEQRLLHTIPDKLKPEELQELKNWLAEDPHLKRLYFALQDIRTVYAVQTQEAGEEALQKWIDDHLYSPTPAVRSIAKTIVQWREPIQNYFSFRVTNAKIEGTHNKVKVIKRRAYGYRNLERFKIRIRLECKPAT; encoded by the coding sequence TTGTGCCTTGATTTTAGCACAGACTTTGTCAGACTTCCATCATTCCATCTCACTCATTGGGAAAAAACAACGGAAACGGATTGGATCGCTGTTCTGGAACCGAATTCTGCTTGTTATCTTTGTCCGATCTGTCTCCGAGCCAGTACCAACCATGCCCGTCCTGGACGGCGTATTCTTCGTCATCGTTTCGTTCCTTCTTGGGGGACCGTCTGGGTATCCGTTCCCGTGTATCGCCAGCGCTGTGCGAGTTGTGGGCTTACATGGACAGTGGAATGGAACGGTATCCCGCCTCGAGGATTGGTCACCTCTGCTTTTCAAGAGATGGCGGTGGATATGTGCCGCGGCCGGGATTTGCTCTCGGTTGCCAAGCAATTGAGTGTGGCCTACTCGACACTCGAACGCTGGTACTACCAACTGGCCCCCCAACGCCTTGCTCAACCAAAAGAACATGAAGCTCCTGAAGTGGTCTGTCTGGATGAGTTTGCGTTGCAAAAAGGACATAAGTACGGCGTGAACCTCATGGATGCTCAAACCGGTCATATCTGGCAAGTCACAGAAGGACGTTCACGTGAACAGGTACGAAACGCCCTGCAGCAATGGCCCTTTCGTAAGGCTCCCCATGTAGTTGTCACGGATTTGGCTCCAGGAATGGCTGAAACAGTACGCCAAGTCTGGAAGCATACCCTTGTGGTAGCAGATAAATTTCACGTGATCCAGCTTTTCTCGAAAGCGTTGGAAGCTACCCGAAAACGCACTCATGCTCGTGGAACACATCGTCGGGGCAGACATGAGCAACGCCTGCTCCATACGATCCCTGACAAGCTGAAGCCCGAAGAGCTTCAGGAACTGAAGAATTGGTTAGCAGAAGATCCACACCTCAAACGACTCTACTTTGCGCTTCAAGACATAAGAACCGTGTATGCCGTTCAAACCCAAGAGGCAGGCGAGGAAGCACTTCAGAAATGGATTGACGACCATCTCTATTCTCCGACTCCTGCGGTTCGTTCCATTGCCAAAACGATTGTCCAGTGGCGAGAGCCCATTCAGAATTATTTCTCCTTTCGGGTAACGAATGCCAAGATTGAAGGGACACACAACAAAGTGAAGGTGATCAAACGAAGAGCCTACGGCTACCGCAATCTAGAGAGATTCAAGATTCGCATTAGACTGGAGTGTAAACCGGCTACATAA
- a CDS encoding DUF418 domain-containing protein, producing MSVPLNNKTTEGKNRATSLDLARGVMLLLIALAHAPLYLYNSEPGIMQRAAGINFFDQIVNLFGMFFIDNRARAMFAVLFGYGLVLSFKSQISKGKTEKDTLKTIRRRSWYLILFGILLAIFIGGQDILMAYGLAGLLVSWLLTREIKTLIRTFSIVTLFYCLFTPIIWGFNMQKIGSYGFAPDVSATDTYLHTTMVTLIYFPTIPIMIHFLFPILPSVLAGMWIARYQLLTKPEQHVRTLYFIIFVGLTVSLLGALPLSLLGSVWHPGFFTAGLLSGLHMLTGIAGGLAYAAIFGIIGARLKKPGHISYSFIALGKRSLTFFVWNEAMIVLFLSPVALDLGGHVSNGIAAMIAVAIWIFSVVLATLLEKNNLNGPLEILLRRLVYKKK from the coding sequence ATGTCCGTTCCATTAAACAATAAAACAACTGAAGGAAAAAATCGTGCCACTTCATTGGATCTGGCAAGAGGTGTCATGTTACTGCTCATTGCACTCGCACATGCCCCCCTGTATTTGTACAACTCAGAACCTGGAATCATGCAAAGGGCCGCGGGCATAAACTTCTTTGATCAAATCGTGAACCTTTTTGGTATGTTCTTTATTGATAACCGGGCAAGAGCGATGTTTGCCGTATTATTCGGGTATGGTTTAGTACTGTCATTTAAAAGTCAAATCTCTAAAGGAAAAACAGAAAAAGATACCTTAAAAACGATACGACGACGTTCCTGGTATTTGATTCTGTTTGGAATCCTGTTAGCGATCTTCATTGGCGGCCAAGATATTCTAATGGCATACGGTTTAGCAGGGCTTCTCGTTAGCTGGCTATTAACACGTGAAATCAAAACACTCATACGAACGTTTTCGATTGTCACTTTATTCTATTGTCTTTTTACTCCCATCATATGGGGCTTCAACATGCAAAAGATCGGAAGTTACGGTTTTGCTCCAGATGTTTCGGCCACAGACACATACCTGCATACAACGATGGTAACCCTGATTTATTTTCCTACGATTCCGATCATGATTCATTTTTTGTTCCCCATTCTTCCTTCCGTTTTAGCAGGAATGTGGATCGCTCGATATCAGTTATTAACAAAACCTGAGCAGCATGTAAGAACACTTTATTTCATAATCTTTGTGGGATTGACTGTCTCCTTACTAGGAGCGTTACCTTTATCCTTGTTAGGAAGCGTATGGCATCCAGGTTTCTTTACAGCGGGTTTACTATCCGGACTCCACATGTTAACAGGAATCGCCGGAGGATTAGCCTATGCGGCGATTTTCGGAATAATCGGGGCCAGGTTAAAAAAGCCAGGGCACATTAGCTATTCTTTTATAGCTTTAGGGAAGCGTTCTTTAACATTCTTTGTTTGGAATGAGGCCATGATCGTTCTATTCCTGTCACCAGTCGCACTTGATTTAGGCGGACATGTAAGTAACGGGATAGCTGCTATGATTGCAGTGGCGATTTGGATCTTTTCTGTCGTGTTGGCGACGTTATTGGAAAAAAATAATTTGAATGGTCCATTGGAAATATTGTTAAGGCGATTGGTGTATAAAAAAAAGTAA